In Streptomyces sp. NBC_00414, a single window of DNA contains:
- a CDS encoding multicopper oxidase domain-containing protein, with the protein MDRRGFSRRMMLGGAAVATVATSLSLVAAKDATSADSASTALRTAPAGGEVRRFKLYIEKLADGQLGYGFEKGAASIPGPLIELNEGDTAYIEVENTLDVAASLHVHGLDYEVSSDGTKLSKSHVEPGDTRTYTWRTHAPGRRKDGTWRAGSAGYWHYHDHVVGTEHGTTGIRKGLYGPVIVRRQGDILPDKTHTIVFNDMTINNRPGHDSPNFEATVGDRVEFVSITHGEYYHTFHVHGHRWADNRTGLLTGPDDPSRVVDNLIVGPADSFGFQVIAGEGVGAGAWMYHCHVQSHSDMGMAGLFLVKKTDGTIPGYEPHEH; encoded by the coding sequence ATGGACAGGCGGGGCTTCAGTCGTCGGATGATGTTGGGCGGGGCCGCCGTCGCCACGGTCGCGACATCGTTGTCGCTCGTCGCCGCGAAGGACGCGACCTCCGCCGACAGCGCGAGCACCGCGCTCCGGACCGCCCCCGCGGGCGGCGAGGTCAGGCGCTTCAAGCTCTACATCGAGAAGCTCGCCGACGGTCAGCTGGGCTACGGGTTCGAGAAGGGCGCGGCCTCGATACCCGGCCCGCTGATCGAGCTCAACGAGGGCGACACCGCGTACATCGAGGTCGAGAACACGCTGGACGTGGCGGCGAGCCTGCACGTCCACGGCCTGGACTACGAGGTGTCCAGCGACGGCACGAAACTGAGCAAGTCCCATGTCGAGCCGGGCGACACCCGGACGTACACCTGGCGCACCCACGCGCCCGGCCGCCGCAAGGACGGCACCTGGCGGGCGGGCAGCGCGGGCTACTGGCACTACCACGACCACGTCGTCGGCACCGAACACGGCACGACCGGCATCCGCAAGGGCCTGTACGGGCCGGTGATCGTCCGTCGACAGGGTGACATCCTCCCGGACAAGACCCACACCATCGTCTTCAACGACATGACGATCAACAACAGGCCGGGGCACGACAGCCCCAACTTCGAGGCCACGGTGGGGGATCGGGTCGAGTTCGTCTCGATCACGCACGGCGAGTACTACCACACGTTCCATGTGCACGGTCACCGCTGGGCGGACAACCGCACGGGTCTGCTGACCGGCCCCGACGACCCCAGCCGGGTGGTCGACAACCTGATCGTGGGCCCCGCGGACTCGTTCGGCTTCCAGGTCATCGCGGGCGAGGGCGTCGGCGCGGGCGCGTGGATGTACCACTGCCACGTCCAGAGCCACTCGGACATGGGAATGGCGGGCCTGTTCCTGGTGAAGAAGACGGACGGCACGATCCCGGGCTACGAGCCCCACGAGCACTGA
- a CDS encoding VOC family protein, translated as MLTTRFVAGAPNWIDLGTPDIDGATSFYHGLFGWDFRSAGPDSGGYGFFQAAGRTAAGAMQTTPEQGPPSWTVYFQSADADATAKAVEQAAGSVLLPPDDIMDKGCMAILADRAGVSFGIWQPAALRGLDVAGEPGSLCWIELYTPDIAAAAAFYNRVLGLETSAMPFPGGTYTCVNPSEGGEDAMFGGVVPLADDPTEQEAGAYWLPYFEVTDTDAVVAKAQELGGRVRMPATSMEGVGRMAKLSDPYGARFAVIRSEPAGG; from the coding sequence ATGCTCACCACCCGTTTCGTAGCCGGCGCCCCGAACTGGATCGATCTCGGCACCCCCGACATCGACGGCGCCACGTCCTTCTACCACGGTCTCTTCGGCTGGGACTTCCGGTCGGCGGGACCCGATTCCGGCGGTTACGGCTTCTTCCAGGCGGCCGGGAGGACCGCGGCGGGCGCTATGCAGACCACCCCCGAGCAGGGCCCGCCGTCATGGACCGTCTACTTCCAGAGCGCGGACGCCGACGCCACGGCCAAGGCCGTCGAGCAGGCCGCGGGCAGCGTGCTGCTGCCGCCCGACGACATCATGGACAAGGGCTGCATGGCCATCCTCGCCGACAGGGCGGGCGTCTCCTTCGGCATCTGGCAGCCCGCCGCGCTCCGGGGCCTCGACGTGGCCGGCGAGCCGGGCTCCCTGTGCTGGATCGAGCTCTACACGCCGGACATCGCGGCGGCGGCGGCGTTCTACAACCGTGTACTGGGCCTGGAGACCTCGGCCATGCCGTTCCCCGGCGGCACCTACACCTGCGTCAACCCCTCGGAGGGCGGCGAGGACGCCATGTTCGGCGGTGTCGTCCCACTGGCCGACGACCCGACGGAGCAGGAGGCGGGAGCGTACTGGCTGCCCTACTTCGAGGTCACGGACACGGACGCAGTGGTCGCCAAGGCCCAGGAACTGGGCGGCAGGGTCCGGATGCCCGCCACGTCCATGGAGGGCGTGGGCCGGATGGCCAAACTCTCCGACCCGTACGGGGCACGCTTCGCGGTGATCAGGAGCGAGCCGGCAGGGGGCTGA
- a CDS encoding OmpL47-type beta-barrel domain-containing protein — protein sequence MWTALLASLLMVLGLASTSASGQTDNTPSKAAAAAQTLTWTAGDDITKYASAPATAVAGPTTIVFENSEATGNTMGMPHTLTFDVSDPEYQNDVPLNILANPNDDQGGRHTAEVTLTPGRYRYFCTIPGHGQMQGILVVTEGTGEDTTAPETAAEVTGTKNADGAYVGSATVALSATDTGGSGVERIEYAIGDAGAWQPYTTPVVIDQVGAQKVRYRAIDKAGNTAAEKAEEFTVVAPPTDDTTTPDTSATVTGEKNAQGEYVSMATVTVTASDTGSGVNTIEYALGDSGAWQAYTAPVMVHEVGAHKVRFRATDKAGNVAAEKSVSFTVVAPPVEDTTPPVTGVSVEGTKNSAGAYINTAKVTVTATDAHGGSGVDRIEYSLDSGPYLAYTAPVVVDRVGAHTVAYRASDKAGNTSAARTVSFTIAPGGGVPAPNCAEYDERLTVIVGTVDSGVPNRITNSRCRINELIEDEKEWTSHALFLKHVTTVLKTLLKDGVIVQREYDLISEAADESGIGDPGQTEGYRTIMDGTQDTFGKWQHVGGGSFGLNGDGSITSGTSRDGLGMLWFPERKYGDFSLKLQWRDDAPGTGNANSGVFVRFPQVHNHPEESRPEWVAIKYGHEIQEFDSPTGDMYKTGSVYGFDRVGLAGAGVTQKGTWNDYEIRVVDQHYSIYRNGVLINEFDNISGQDFTPPRSDDPGTDGRRFSSGYIGLQVHGTTDVVSYRDVRIKEL from the coding sequence CTGTGGACGGCGCTGCTCGCGTCGCTGCTCATGGTGCTGGGGCTCGCCTCCACCTCGGCGTCCGGCCAGACCGACAACACCCCGTCCAAGGCGGCCGCCGCGGCGCAGACGCTCACCTGGACGGCCGGTGACGACATCACCAAGTACGCGTCCGCGCCCGCCACGGCGGTCGCGGGCCCGACGACGATCGTCTTCGAGAACAGCGAGGCGACCGGCAACACCATGGGCATGCCGCACACGTTGACGTTCGACGTGTCCGACCCGGAGTACCAGAACGACGTACCGCTGAACATCCTGGCCAACCCGAACGACGACCAGGGCGGCCGGCACACGGCCGAGGTGACCCTCACGCCGGGCCGGTACCGGTACTTCTGCACCATCCCCGGCCACGGCCAGATGCAGGGCATCCTCGTGGTCACCGAGGGCACCGGCGAGGACACCACGGCGCCGGAGACCGCGGCCGAGGTCACCGGCACGAAGAACGCGGACGGCGCGTACGTCGGTTCGGCGACCGTGGCGCTCAGTGCGACGGACACCGGCGGCTCGGGCGTGGAGCGCATCGAGTACGCGATCGGTGACGCGGGCGCCTGGCAGCCGTACACCACGCCCGTGGTGATCGACCAGGTCGGCGCCCAGAAGGTCCGCTACCGGGCGATCGACAAGGCAGGCAACACGGCCGCGGAGAAGGCCGAGGAGTTCACGGTGGTGGCCCCGCCGACGGACGACACGACCACGCCGGACACCTCGGCGACGGTGACCGGTGAGAAGAACGCGCAGGGTGAGTACGTCTCCATGGCGACCGTCACGGTGACGGCCTCCGACACCGGTTCCGGCGTCAACACCATCGAGTACGCGCTCGGTGACTCCGGCGCCTGGCAGGCGTACACCGCTCCGGTGATGGTCCACGAGGTGGGCGCGCACAAGGTGCGGTTCCGCGCGACCGACAAGGCGGGCAACGTGGCCGCCGAGAAGTCCGTGTCGTTCACCGTCGTCGCGCCGCCGGTGGAGGACACCACTCCCCCGGTGACCGGTGTGAGCGTCGAGGGCACGAAGAACTCGGCCGGCGCGTACATCAACACCGCCAAGGTGACGGTCACCGCGACCGACGCGCACGGCGGCTCGGGGGTGGACAGGATCGAGTACTCGCTCGACAGCGGCCCCTACCTCGCGTACACCGCTCCCGTGGTGGTCGACCGCGTGGGCGCGCACACGGTGGCGTACCGGGCGAGCGACAAGGCGGGCAACACCTCGGCCGCCCGGACGGTGAGCTTCACGATCGCCCCGGGTGGTGGCGTTCCCGCGCCCAACTGTGCCGAGTACGACGAGCGGTTGACGGTCATCGTCGGCACGGTCGACTCGGGTGTGCCGAACCGGATCACCAACAGCCGGTGCCGCATCAACGAGTTGATCGAGGACGAGAAGGAGTGGACGTCCCACGCGCTGTTCCTCAAGCACGTGACGACGGTCCTCAAGACCCTCCTCAAGGACGGCGTCATCGTCCAGCGCGAGTACGACCTGATCAGCGAGGCGGCCGACGAGTCGGGCATCGGTGATCCCGGGCAGACCGAGGGCTACCGGACGATCATGGACGGTACGCAGGACACCTTCGGCAAGTGGCAGCACGTGGGCGGCGGTTCGTTCGGCCTGAACGGCGACGGCTCCATCACGTCGGGCACGTCGAGGGACGGACTCGGCATGCTGTGGTTCCCCGAGCGCAAGTACGGGGACTTCTCGCTGAAGCTCCAGTGGCGTGACGACGCGCCGGGCACGGGCAACGCCAACTCCGGTGTGTTCGTGCGGTTCCCGCAGGTCCACAACCACCCGGAGGAGTCCCGGCCGGAGTGGGTCGCCATCAAGTACGGGCACGAGATCCAGGAGTTCGACAGCCCCACCGGCGACATGTACAAGACCGGTTCGGTCTACGGCTTCGACCGGGTGGGCCTGGCCGGTGCCGGTGTCACCCAGAAGGGCACCTGGAACGACTACGAGATCCGCGTGGTGGACCAGCACTACTCGATCTACCGCAACGGCGTGCTGATCAACGAGTTCGACAACATCAGTGGTCAGGACTTCACCCCGCCGCGCTCGGACGACCCGGGCACGGACGGGCGGCGGTTCTCCTCCGGCTACATCGGGCTCCAGGTGCACGGCACGACGGACGTGGTGTCGTACCGGGACGTCCGGATCAAGGAGCTGTGA
- a CDS encoding WhiB family transcriptional regulator: MHNDTAAAPDLSWQEQALCAQTGSDFFFPEPGSSVREAKQICGLCEMRSACLEYALNHDERFGVWGGLSEKERLSLRRAQH, translated from the coding sequence ATGCACAATGACACCGCCGCCGCGCCCGACCTCTCCTGGCAGGAACAGGCACTGTGCGCCCAGACCGGCTCCGACTTCTTCTTTCCCGAGCCGGGCAGCTCGGTCCGTGAGGCGAAGCAGATCTGCGGACTGTGCGAGATGCGCTCCGCGTGCCTCGAATACGCGCTGAACCACGACGAACGCTTCGGCGTCTGGGGCGGCCTCTCCGAGAAGGAGCGGCTCAGCCTCCGACGCGCCCAGCACTGA
- a CDS encoding glycoside hydrolase family 64 protein: MISRRTFLTGTAAVTAAVGYPVWGSALSPTAEAAPATCELALKNASLPGTVRAYVTGHEQSTGNWVLLRADGSVYRPTSPSAPQTPLPVDCAIPLGAAGSAAKVLTLPQMYGARVYFVRDSTLDFFLNPGPSLVEPAFATPADANYGKTWSFCEFTFNTEQLYANISYVDLVTALPIGLTLEGDATHTVAPLPDGAVDRIAADLTAQAAKDGQPWDKLVTRGSDGSVLRVVSPQNLMAPYFDRPAEMPFRDLWTSYIDQVWDKYRSTDLGIDLQGGRGVLTGRVSGDTLTFAGGHTFGKPTSKDIFTCNHGPFANNPGDSDDKKAILARLAAGFNRSIMLTHPTQPNGTTTSDYYTGAVTNHWARVVHANSPIGYAFPYDDVRPDGQPDVSGAAHDGNPRRFTVTVGA; this comes from the coding sequence GTGATCTCACGCAGGACCTTTCTGACCGGAACCGCGGCCGTCACCGCCGCCGTCGGCTACCCCGTCTGGGGGAGCGCTCTCAGCCCGACGGCCGAGGCCGCCCCCGCGACCTGTGAACTCGCCCTCAAGAACGCCTCGTTGCCCGGTACGGTCCGCGCGTACGTCACCGGTCACGAGCAGTCGACGGGCAACTGGGTACTGCTGCGCGCGGACGGCAGCGTCTACCGGCCCACCTCCCCGTCGGCACCCCAGACCCCGCTGCCCGTCGACTGCGCCATCCCCCTCGGCGCCGCCGGCTCTGCCGCCAAGGTCCTGACGCTGCCTCAGATGTACGGCGCCCGGGTCTACTTCGTACGCGACAGCACGCTCGACTTCTTCCTCAACCCGGGGCCCTCGCTGGTCGAGCCCGCGTTCGCCACGCCCGCCGACGCGAACTACGGCAAGACGTGGTCGTTCTGCGAATTCACCTTCAACACCGAACAGTTGTACGCCAACATCAGCTACGTCGACCTGGTCACCGCGCTGCCCATCGGTCTGACCCTGGAGGGCGACGCCACGCACACGGTGGCCCCGCTGCCCGACGGTGCCGTCGACCGGATCGCGGCGGACCTCACGGCACAGGCCGCCAAGGACGGCCAGCCCTGGGACAAGCTGGTGACCCGGGGCAGCGACGGCTCCGTACTGCGGGTGGTCTCCCCGCAGAACCTGATGGCCCCGTACTTCGACCGGCCCGCCGAGATGCCGTTCCGCGACCTCTGGACCAGCTACATCGACCAGGTCTGGGACAAGTACCGTTCCACCGACCTGGGGATCGACCTCCAGGGCGGCCGGGGCGTGCTCACCGGCCGGGTCAGCGGGGACACGCTGACCTTCGCCGGTGGTCACACCTTCGGCAAGCCCACGTCGAAGGACATCTTCACCTGCAATCACGGGCCGTTCGCCAACAACCCGGGCGACTCCGACGACAAGAAGGCCATCCTCGCCCGCCTCGCCGCCGGCTTCAACCGCTCGATCATGCTCACCCACCCGACCCAGCCGAACGGGACGACCACGTCCGACTACTACACGGGCGCGGTCACCAACCACTGGGCGCGCGTCGTGCACGCCAACTCCCCCATCGGCTACGCCTTCCCCTACGACGACGTACGCCCCGACGGCCAGCCCGACGTATCGGGCGCGGCCCACGACGGCAACCCCCGCCGCTTCACGGTGACGGTGGGCGCGTAA
- a CDS encoding ThuA domain-containing protein — MRPTPHQTPLTVRKLGRARRRGWAAALAAGVVAAGVLSGPAASARPAPEPLTTMSIKSPPGGADVKVLIFHGSAAGGEESPVVNAGIEAIEDIGQSGPTAGRFAVTATDDASVFTDETKLGLYNAVVFLTGGGDVLDPEQEAGLESYMEAGGGFLGIHDAARAEPYSDWFSGLVGARPAAGSPTNVQRATVEVGDRRHPATKDLPLQWKRPDQWLNWAKNPSGDVHTVARVRESTYTPGTGANGADHPVSWCRDYDGGRSFYTGMGGTESSYDETEFRSHLRGALAWTSRISQADCKATINANYKAERLTQPNQPGQNDQIGEPHGLVTAPDGRVFYIGRGGADSSQPVITDWNNPDVGKGKGEIHVYDPKTKKVTLAGTLNVFGNKGGGDELIKVEEGLLGIELDPRFEDNGWVYLHYTPHSRIDRDKRMAERYVSRFTYNSATSRLDLNSEKVLLKWPVQIHSCCHAGGGLAWDSKGNLYIATGDNNSSGFSDGYSGNNPQPNYKGVSFADARRTAGNTNNLNGKILRIHPEQDGTYTLPEGNLFTGKETAEGGGKTRGEIYVMGVRNPARISIDKKTDTLYAGWVGPDAGSPSTTWGPAKYDTFAAITKPGNHGWPYCMGNKQPYRDRNLPDPTKPLGWYNCDAPKNESPNNDGLVNLPPVTSNTIWYSPQGGGPDFPRDANGIPSYKTAEQKFLLPWLKGGGQAAMDGPVYRYDANLANAAKWPSYWDGKWFVGDFYDADQPRHAVLLDPKTAGQGGIPVHAESLKKIIPIGNDGIKNLMDWKFGPDGTLYVLDYGRGFFTSDSKSALWQVTYKGGGPTPAADQLVREAQ; from the coding sequence ATGCGGCCCACACCGCATCAAACGCCACTGACCGTACGGAAGTTGGGCAGAGCAAGACGCAGAGGCTGGGCAGCCGCGCTGGCCGCCGGAGTCGTCGCCGCCGGTGTCCTCTCGGGGCCGGCCGCGAGCGCGCGCCCGGCGCCCGAACCGCTGACAACGATGTCGATCAAGTCGCCGCCCGGCGGCGCCGACGTGAAGGTGCTGATCTTCCACGGGTCCGCGGCCGGCGGCGAGGAGTCGCCCGTCGTCAACGCCGGTATCGAGGCGATCGAGGACATCGGCCAGTCCGGCCCCACGGCCGGGCGTTTCGCCGTGACGGCCACGGACGACGCCTCGGTCTTCACGGACGAGACGAAACTCGGTCTCTACAACGCCGTCGTCTTCCTGACCGGCGGCGGAGACGTCCTCGACCCGGAGCAGGAGGCCGGTCTGGAGTCGTACATGGAGGCCGGCGGCGGCTTCCTCGGCATCCATGACGCGGCCCGTGCCGAGCCGTACTCGGACTGGTTCAGCGGACTCGTCGGCGCCCGTCCGGCAGCCGGCAGCCCGACCAACGTACAGCGGGCCACCGTCGAGGTCGGCGACCGCCGGCATCCGGCCACCAAGGATCTCCCGCTCCAGTGGAAGCGCCCCGACCAGTGGCTGAACTGGGCCAAGAACCCGTCCGGCGACGTGCACACCGTGGCCCGCGTCCGAGAGTCGACGTACACGCCGGGCACCGGTGCGAACGGCGCCGACCACCCGGTCTCCTGGTGCCGTGACTACGACGGCGGCCGGTCCTTCTACACCGGTATGGGCGGTACGGAGTCGTCGTACGACGAGACGGAGTTCCGGTCCCATCTGCGCGGGGCGCTCGCCTGGACGAGCCGGATCTCGCAGGCCGACTGCAAGGCCACGATCAACGCCAACTACAAGGCGGAGCGGCTGACCCAGCCCAACCAGCCCGGCCAGAACGACCAGATCGGTGAGCCGCACGGCCTGGTCACCGCACCTGACGGCCGGGTGTTCTACATCGGCCGCGGCGGCGCCGACTCCTCGCAGCCGGTCATCACGGACTGGAACAACCCGGACGTCGGCAAGGGCAAGGGCGAGATCCACGTCTACGACCCGAAGACCAAGAAGGTCACGCTGGCCGGCACGCTCAACGTCTTCGGCAACAAGGGCGGCGGCGACGAGCTGATCAAGGTCGAAGAGGGCCTGCTCGGGATTGAGTTGGACCCCCGGTTCGAGGACAACGGCTGGGTGTACCTGCACTACACGCCGCACTCCCGGATCGACCGCGACAAGCGGATGGCCGAGCGCTACGTCTCCCGCTTCACGTACAACTCGGCGACCAGCAGGCTGGATCTGAACAGCGAGAAGGTCCTGCTGAAGTGGCCGGTGCAGATCCACAGCTGCTGCCACGCGGGCGGCGGCCTGGCCTGGGACTCCAAGGGCAACCTGTACATCGCCACGGGTGACAACAACTCCAGTGGCTTCAGCGACGGTTACTCGGGCAACAACCCGCAGCCGAACTACAAGGGCGTCTCCTTCGCCGACGCGCGCCGCACGGCGGGCAACACCAACAACCTGAACGGCAAGATCCTGCGCATCCACCCGGAGCAGGACGGCACGTACACCCTGCCCGAGGGAAACCTCTTCACGGGCAAGGAGACCGCCGAGGGCGGCGGCAAGACGCGTGGCGAGATCTATGTGATGGGCGTCCGCAACCCGGCGCGCATCTCCATCGACAAGAAGACCGACACGCTGTACGCGGGCTGGGTCGGCCCCGACGCCGGGTCGCCGTCGACGACCTGGGGTCCGGCGAAGTACGACACGTTCGCCGCGATCACCAAGCCGGGCAACCACGGCTGGCCGTACTGCATGGGCAACAAGCAGCCCTACCGGGACCGCAATCTGCCCGATCCGACGAAGCCGCTCGGCTGGTACAACTGCGACGCCCCGAAGAACGAGTCGCCCAACAACGACGGTCTCGTCAACCTTCCGCCGGTCACCTCGAACACCATCTGGTACTCGCCCCAGGGCGGCGGCCCGGACTTCCCGCGTGACGCCAACGGCATCCCGTCGTACAAGACGGCGGAGCAGAAGTTCCTTCTGCCCTGGCTGAAGGGCGGCGGCCAGGCGGCCATGGACGGGCCCGTCTACCGGTACGACGCGAACCTGGCGAACGCCGCCAAGTGGCCCTCGTACTGGGACGGCAAGTGGTTCGTGGGCGACTTCTACGACGCCGACCAGCCGCGCCACGCCGTGCTCCTCGACCCGAAGACGGCCGGGCAGGGCGGCATTCCGGTGCACGCCGAGTCCCTGAAGAAGATCATTCCCATCGGCAACGACGGCATCAAGAACCTCATGGACTGGAAGTTCGGCCCGGACGGCACGCTGTACGTCCTCGACTACGGCCGTGGCTTCTTCACATCGGACTCCAAGTCCGCGCTGTGGCAGGTGACGTACAAGGGCGGCGGCCCCACTCCCGCCGCCGATCAGCTGGTCAGGGAGGCGCAGTGA
- a CDS encoding LacI family DNA-binding transcriptional regulator, which yields MRSPEVTEQSTEPRPTLEAVAARAGVSRATVSRVVNGGEGVREPLVERVRRAVEELGYVPNQAARSLVTRRHDAVAVVIAEPETRVFADPFFALQLRGISKELTAHDSQLVLLLTEGRDDHARVARYLAGGHVDGALVFSLHLDDPLPGLIRGVPTVYGGRPGWSDGSRGVVYVDCDNRGGAREAVQHLVGLGRTRVAHITGPLDQTSAADRLDGFRDVMVDTDPRLIVESDFTPGGGERAMRELLDRCPDVDAVFAANDLTAVGAMRVLRERGRRVPEDVAVVGFDDMLPFTEQADPPLTTVRQDIEEMGRLMARLLLRGLERGAPAGGAEGLAGAPASVVLPTTLVRRVSA from the coding sequence ATGAGGAGCCCCGAGGTGACCGAGCAGTCGACAGAGCCACGCCCGACACTGGAGGCCGTGGCCGCCCGGGCCGGAGTCTCCCGGGCCACCGTGTCGCGTGTCGTCAACGGCGGCGAGGGCGTACGCGAACCCCTGGTAGAGCGGGTCAGGCGCGCCGTCGAGGAGCTCGGCTACGTCCCGAACCAGGCCGCCCGCAGCCTCGTCACCCGACGGCACGACGCGGTCGCCGTGGTCATCGCCGAACCGGAGACCAGGGTCTTCGCGGACCCCTTCTTCGCCCTTCAGCTCCGGGGCATCAGCAAGGAGCTGACCGCCCACGACTCGCAGCTCGTCCTGCTGCTCACGGAGGGACGCGACGACCATGCCCGCGTGGCGCGCTATCTCGCCGGCGGCCATGTCGACGGCGCGCTCGTCTTCTCGCTGCACCTCGACGACCCGCTGCCGGGCCTGATCCGCGGAGTGCCGACCGTGTACGGGGGGCGCCCTGGCTGGAGCGACGGGTCACGCGGCGTGGTCTACGTCGACTGCGACAACAGGGGCGGCGCCCGCGAGGCCGTCCAGCACCTCGTCGGGCTCGGACGCACGCGCGTCGCCCACATCACCGGCCCCCTCGACCAGACCTCGGCGGCCGACCGGCTCGACGGGTTCCGTGACGTCATGGTGGACACCGATCCGAGGCTGATCGTGGAGAGCGACTTCACCCCGGGTGGCGGCGAGCGGGCCATGCGGGAACTTCTCGACCGCTGCCCCGACGTGGACGCGGTGTTCGCCGCCAACGACCTCACGGCGGTCGGCGCGATGCGCGTGCTGCGGGAGCGGGGGCGGCGGGTGCCCGAGGATGTCGCGGTGGTCGGCTTCGACGACATGCTGCCGTTCACCGAGCAGGCCGACCCGCCGCTCACGACGGTTCGCCAGGACATCGAGGAGATGGGGCGGCTGATGGCGCGGTTGCTGTTGCGGGGGCTGGAACGGGGGGCTCCCGCGGGGGGCGCGGAGGGGTTGGCGGGGGCGCCGGCCAGTGTTGTGTTGCCTACGACGTTGGTTCGGCGGGTCTCGGCGTAG
- the ligD gene encoding non-homologous end-joining DNA ligase → MADAVELEAAGRTVRLSSPDKVFFPERGFTKLDLARYYLAVGPGILRALRNRPTTLERYPDGVGGESFFQKRAPKNMPDWIPTAHIAFPSGRSADEMCPTEVAAVLWAAQFGTLTFHPWPVRRDDVDRPDELRIDLDPQPGTDYADAVRAAHELREVLHAYGDLRGFPKTSGGRGLHVFVPIAPRWTFTQVRRAAIAVGRELERRMPDQVTTAWWKEERGEKIFVDYNQTARDRTIASAYSVRPRPHAPVSAPLTWEEVGEAVPRDFDLVTMPARFAELGDVHADMDDHAYSLEALLELADRDEHDHGMGDLPYPPEYPKMPGEPKRVQPSRAKKES, encoded by the coding sequence ATGGCAGACGCGGTGGAGCTGGAGGCGGCGGGCAGGACGGTACGGCTGTCCAGCCCGGACAAGGTCTTCTTCCCGGAGCGCGGCTTCACGAAGCTGGACCTCGCGCGGTACTACCTCGCGGTCGGCCCCGGAATCCTGCGCGCGCTGCGGAACCGGCCCACGACCCTGGAGCGCTACCCGGACGGGGTCGGCGGCGAGTCCTTCTTCCAGAAACGGGCGCCGAAGAACATGCCCGACTGGATCCCCACCGCGCACATCGCCTTCCCGAGCGGCCGCAGCGCCGACGAGATGTGCCCCACCGAGGTCGCCGCCGTCCTGTGGGCCGCCCAGTTCGGCACGCTGACCTTCCACCCCTGGCCCGTGCGCCGCGACGACGTCGACCGGCCCGACGAACTGCGCATCGACCTCGACCCGCAACCGGGCACCGACTACGCCGACGCGGTGCGCGCCGCCCATGAGCTGCGCGAGGTGCTCCACGCGTACGGGGATCTGCGCGGCTTTCCCAAGACGTCCGGCGGCCGGGGCCTGCACGTCTTCGTGCCGATCGCGCCGCGCTGGACGTTCACCCAGGTCCGCCGGGCCGCGATCGCCGTCGGACGGGAGCTGGAGCGCAGGATGCCGGATCAGGTGACCACGGCCTGGTGGAAGGAGGAACGGGGCGAGAAGATCTTCGTCGACTACAACCAGACCGCTCGCGACCGCACCATCGCCTCCGCCTATTCGGTACGCCCCCGCCCGCACGCGCCGGTGTCGGCGCCCCTCACCTGGGAGGAGGTCGGCGAGGCCGTACCCCGGGACTTCGACCTGGTCACCATGCCCGCGCGCTTCGCCGAACTCGGCGACGTGCACGCGGACATGGACGACCACGCCTACTCCCTCGAAGCCCTGCTCGAGCTCGCCGACCGTGACGAACACGATCACGGGATGGGCGACCTGCCGTACCCGCCCGAGTACCCGAAGATGCCGGGCGAGCCGAAGCGGGTACAGCCGAGCAGGGCCAAGAAGGAGAGCTGA